One genomic window of Argonema galeatum A003/A1 includes the following:
- a CDS encoding type II toxin-antitoxin system HicA family toxin gives MKSVSGKTLCKIVERHGWTLKRVTGSHHIYAKEGISVILSIPVHSNRDLPTGTLKSLLKDADLSEEDLD, from the coding sequence ATGAAATCTGTTTCTGGTAAAACACTTTGTAAAATTGTTGAACGGCATGGATGGACGTTAAAGCGGGTTACTGGTAGCCATCATATCTACGCAAAAGAAGGGATTAGTGTCATTCTTTCTATCCCTGTTCATAGCAATCGAGACTTACCAACTGGAACTTTAAAAAGCCTGCTGAAGGATGCCGATCTTTCAGAGGAAGATTTAGACTAA